From Thermoleophilum album:
GCTTTGCGGCTCGGGTAGATAAAGAGCGGACGGGCAAGCGGCTTGTACGTACCGTTCTGAACGGTCTCCCTGCTCGGGGTCACGCACCCGTCGCCGCCATCTACCTGAACGAGCTTGAGCTTGTCTTGGTTCTGCTCGTAGTAGGAGAGCCCGAAATAGGCGAGAGCGTTGGGATTGCCGGAAACGCCCTGGACGAGGACGTTGTCATCCTCGCTGGCGTTGTAGTCGCTGCGGCTGCGGCCTTCTTCACCGTTGATCGCTTTGGTGAAGAAGTCAAAGGTGCCGCTGTCGGTCCCGGGCCCGTAGAGCTCGAGCGGACGGTTGGGGAAGCTCGAGCGGACCTGCTTCCAGTTCTTGACCTTCGAGCCCTGGTCCCAGATCTTGCGCAGCTCGGCAACCGTCAGGCACTTGACGAAGTCGTTGTCCTTGCTGACAACGACCGACAGGCCGTCGTTGGCGACTTGGATTTCGGCCCACTCGACCCCGTTCTTGCGGCAGAGGGCCTTTTCGTCGTCTTCGATTTGGCGCGAGGCGTCGGCGATGTCGATCTCGCCGCGGCAGAACTTCTCGAAGCCGCCGCCGGTTCCGGAGGTGCCGACGGTCACGCGCACGCCAGGATTCTCTTTCTGGAATTCGTCGGCAGCCGC
This genomic window contains:
- a CDS encoding PstS family phosphate ABC transporter substrate-binding protein — translated: MPNTRLLIVPLAAALAATLAACGGNGGSNGNGSGLSGSIRIDGSSTVAPLSEAAADEFQKENPGVRVTVGTSGTGGGFEKFCRGEIDIADASRQIEDDEKALCRKNGVEWAEIQVANDGLSVVVSKDNDFVKCLTVAELRKIWDQGSKVKNWKQVRSSFPNRPLELYGPGTDSGTFDFFTKAINGEEGRSRSDYNASEDDNVLVQGVSGNPNALAYFGLSYYEQNQDKLKLVQVDGGDGCVTPSRETVQNGTYKPLARPLFIYPSRKALQRREVQEFVRFYIDNEEELTKRALFIDLTDTQQRKARQEVDRLAG